One genomic segment of Pandoraea sputorum includes these proteins:
- a CDS encoding 2-hydroxycarboxylate transporter family protein produces the protein MRDGLSATAAQRGQGGQSNQSAQVASQAAQHHPLRDLWWRIMDMRVGIVPLPVHLVLIAAIATTVLTTGKLSAELSPIIALLAVCSFTCMEVGQRIPIFRSIGGPVILVTFLPSWLVFANVLPPSVVTPIVAFWKQSNFLYLFIPGIIVGSILSMDRKVLIGGFVRIFVPLAIGSVLAGIVGTAVGTMLGMGLFHTVFFVVIPVMSGGLGEGVIPLTIGYSEVMHQGAGDLLAQALPAVMLGNVCAIVFSGVLNALGKRYPSLTGNGQLMRTGSDDIGAHDVHAEPAKAVDATDIAAAGMIAVCLYFVGMLAQNTLGLPGPVMMLVLAVAAKIGFIFSPKLEAGAGVVYKFFATAVTYPLLFAIGVVITPWQKVVASFNVPTLVTIVATVLTLMVTAFVVARRMNMHPIDAAIVVGTHSGMGGTGDVAILTAANRMRLMPFAQIATRIGGAITITLSLIVLAKIV, from the coding sequence ATGCGAGACGGACTCTCGGCCACTGCCGCACAACGCGGTCAGGGCGGCCAAAGCAATCAAAGCGCTCAGGTAGCTTCTCAGGCAGCACAGCACCATCCGCTGCGCGACTTGTGGTGGCGAATCATGGACATGCGCGTCGGCATCGTGCCGTTACCGGTCCACTTGGTGCTCATTGCCGCTATCGCGACGACCGTTCTCACCACCGGCAAACTCTCCGCCGAACTCTCGCCGATCATCGCGCTGCTGGCCGTGTGCAGCTTTACCTGCATGGAAGTCGGTCAGCGAATCCCCATCTTTCGCAGCATTGGCGGCCCGGTGATTCTCGTGACGTTCCTGCCCTCGTGGCTGGTATTCGCGAACGTGCTGCCCCCGTCTGTCGTCACCCCCATCGTAGCCTTCTGGAAGCAAAGCAACTTCCTGTACTTATTTATTCCCGGGATCATCGTCGGCAGCATTCTGAGCATGGACCGTAAGGTGCTGATTGGCGGCTTCGTGCGCATCTTCGTCCCGCTCGCCATCGGATCGGTGCTCGCGGGCATCGTCGGCACAGCCGTCGGCACGATGCTCGGCATGGGCCTGTTTCACACCGTGTTCTTCGTCGTGATCCCGGTCATGTCCGGCGGCTTGGGCGAAGGCGTAATTCCGCTGACCATCGGCTACTCGGAAGTCATGCATCAGGGCGCTGGCGACCTCCTCGCGCAGGCATTGCCTGCCGTCATGCTCGGCAACGTCTGCGCCATCGTGTTTTCGGGGGTACTCAACGCGCTCGGCAAGCGTTACCCCTCGTTGACGGGTAACGGGCAACTCATGCGAACGGGTAGCGACGACATCGGCGCACACGACGTGCACGCTGAACCTGCGAAGGCGGTCGATGCGACGGACATCGCGGCGGCTGGCATGATCGCCGTGTGCCTGTACTTCGTCGGCATGCTCGCGCAGAACACGCTCGGCCTACCCGGACCGGTGATGATGCTGGTGCTGGCCGTCGCCGCGAAGATCGGCTTCATCTTCTCGCCAAAGCTCGAAGCCGGTGCTGGCGTCGTCTACAAATTCTTCGCGACGGCGGTGACCTACCCGCTGCTGTTCGCCATCGGTGTCGTGATCACGCCGTGGCAGAAGGTCGTCGCCTCCTTCAATGTGCCGACGCTCGTGACCATCGTCGCGACGGTCCTCACCCTGATGGTCACCGCCTTCGTCGTAGCGCGCCGCATGAACATGCATCCCATCGACGCAGCCATCGTCGTCGGCACGCACAGCGGCATGGGCGGCACGGGCGACGTCGCCATCCTCACCGCAGCGAACCGCATGCGACTCATGCCGTTCGCGCAAATCGCCACGCGCATCGGCGGCGCCATCACGATCACGCTGAGCCTTATCGTGCTCGCGAAGATCGTCTGA
- a CDS encoding LysR substrate-binding domain-containing protein — MDVRQLRNFVAIVDSGSLSKAAERLHIAQPSLSAQLRGLEDELQTQLLVRSAQGVTPTEAGKALYRHARVVLRQMEQIRQEVREGGGSEAGPVAVGFPTTIASILAVPLFARVREQYPGIRLQIFESMSGYIGELLANGRLDLAMLFRDSETRGISVMPLFDEELYVLGGHRVCPAIYEDAEHNADGTCPLEKLDNVPIVAPSASNGLRLLIERSFAQANTELNIVADIDSLPTLIDIARSGDACSILPVSALASRDPALRPPSRRIVAPHLQRPASVCWSNSLPVGSATVAVRQCIADLIRELQADGHWTGITLRRGSYWPN, encoded by the coding sequence ATGGACGTGAGACAACTCAGGAACTTCGTGGCTATCGTCGATAGCGGCAGCTTGTCGAAGGCGGCGGAGCGGTTACATATCGCGCAGCCATCGCTGAGCGCGCAATTGCGTGGGCTTGAGGACGAGCTGCAAACGCAACTTCTGGTACGCAGTGCGCAGGGCGTGACGCCGACCGAAGCAGGCAAGGCGTTGTATCGCCATGCGCGCGTGGTGTTGCGTCAGATGGAGCAGATACGTCAGGAAGTGCGAGAGGGCGGCGGCAGCGAGGCGGGGCCAGTGGCCGTGGGATTCCCGACGACCATTGCGTCGATCCTTGCTGTGCCGTTATTTGCGCGCGTGAGGGAGCAGTATCCGGGGATTCGATTGCAGATTTTCGAGAGCATGAGCGGGTACATCGGCGAGTTGCTCGCCAACGGACGGCTCGACCTCGCGATGCTTTTTCGCGACTCGGAAACGCGGGGCATCTCGGTGATGCCGTTGTTCGACGAGGAACTGTATGTGCTGGGCGGGCACCGGGTGTGTCCGGCGATCTATGAGGATGCTGAGCACAACGCTGACGGGACTTGCCCACTGGAGAAGCTGGACAACGTGCCGATCGTCGCGCCGAGCGCGTCGAACGGCTTGCGCCTGCTGATCGAGCGGAGTTTTGCGCAGGCGAATACGGAGTTGAACATCGTCGCGGATATCGACTCGCTGCCGACGCTCATCGACATTGCCCGCTCGGGCGACGCGTGCTCGATCCTGCCCGTGTCGGCATTGGCGTCGCGCGACCCGGCCTTACGTCCGCCCTCGCGTCGGATCGTCGCACCGCACCTGCAACGCCCGGCGAGTGTGTGCTGGTCCAACTCACTCCCGGTAGGCTCGGCGACGGTCGCGGTACGTCAGTGCATCGCCGACCTCATCCGGGAATTGCAGGCGGATGGACATTGGACGGGAATTACGTTGCGGCGCGGGAGTTACTGGCCAAATTAG